From Salvia splendens isolate huo1 chromosome 16, SspV2, whole genome shotgun sequence, a single genomic window includes:
- the LOC121770076 gene encoding cytochrome P450 85A1-like has translation MASFVVILGGFWGLCILSVALLKWNEVRYRKKGLPPGTMGWPLFGETTEFLKQGPAFMKNQRSRFGSIFKSHILGCPTIVSMDPELNRYILVNEAKGLVPGYPQSMLDILGKCNIAAVHGSAHKYMRGALLSLISPTMIKDQLLPKIDDFMRSHLSDWDNKIVDIQEKTKEMAFLSSFRQIASTEASSISEAFMPEFFKLVLGTLSLPINLPGTNYHRGFQARQNITCWLRKLVEERRASGEKQRDMLGLLVGEENKYKLSDEEMIDLIITILYSGYETMSTTSMMAVKYLHDHPKVLEELRKEHMAIRERKNPEDPIDYEDYRSMRFTRAVIYETSRLATIVNGVLRKTTTDMEINGYLIPKGWRIYVYTREVNYDPCLYPDPYTFNPWRWLGKCLENQHHFLIFGGGTRQCPGKELGLAEISTFLHYFVTRYRWEEVEENKLMKFPRVEAPNGLKIRVSTP, from the exons ATGGCCAGCTTTGTTGTGATTCTAGGGGGGTTCTGGGGTCTCTGCATCTTGAGTGTTGCTCTCCTGAAATGGAACGAGGTAAGGTACAGGAAGAAAGGATTGCCACCAGGTACAATGGGGTGGCCACTGTTCGGAGAGACCACTGAGTTTCTAAAACAAGGCCCAGCCTTCATGAAAAACCAAAGATCAAG ATTTGGGAGTATTTTCAAATCACACATACTAGGTTGCCCTACCATAGTATCGATGGATCCGGAGTTAAACAGGTACATCCTAGTTAATGAAGCAAAGGGCCTTGTCCCCGGCTATCCTCAATCGATGTTGGACATACTCGGGAAATGCAACATTGCAGCCGTCCACGGCTCTGCTCACAAGTACATGAGAGGGGCCTTGCTTTCTCTTATCAGCCCCACGATGATTAAAGATCAACTCTTGCCCAAAATCGACGATTTCATGAGATCTCACCTAAGTGATTGGGATAACAAGATTGTTGATATCCAAGAGAAAACAAAAGAG ATGGCGTTTCTATCATCATTTAGACAAATTGCAAGCACAGAAGCAAGCTCAATATCAGAAGCATTCATGCCTGAATTCTTCAAACTGGTCCTGGGAACCCTTTCCCTCCCCATCAACCTTCCCGGCACAAATTACCATCGTGGATTTcag GCAAGACAGAACATTACATGCTGGTTAAGGAAACTAGTTGAAGAAAGAAGAGCTTCTGGAGAAAAACAAAGGGATATGCTTGGCCTTCTAGTAGGGGAAGAGAACAAATACAAGCTAAGTGATGAGGAAATGATCGACTTGATCATCACCATCTTGTATTCTGGATACGAGACCATGTCGACTACTTCAATGATGGCTGTCAAGTATCTTCATGATCATCCAAAAGTGCTAGAAGAATTAAGG AAAGAACATATGGCGATAAGGGAAAGAAAAAATCCTGAGGATCCTATTGATTATGAAGACTACAGATCCATGCGCTTCACACGTGCG GTCATATACGAGACATCCAGACTGGCTACAATAGTAAATGGAGTTTTGAGAAAGACAACTACAGATATGGAAATTAATG GTTATCTAATTCCCAAAGGATGGAGGATATATGTGTACACGAGGGAGGTCAACTACGACCCATGCCTTTATCCCGATCCATATACCTTCAATCCATGGAGATGGCTG GGAAAATGCCTAGAAAATCAGCACCATTTCTTGATTTTCGGAGGAGGAACAAGACAGTGCCCTGGAAAGGAACTCGGTCTGGCGGAAATTTCTACATTCCTTCACTATTTTGTGACAAGATACAGATGGGAAGAAGTAGAGGAAAACAAGCTAATGAAATTTCCTAGAGTCGAAGCGCCCAACGGGCTCAAGATTAGGGTTTCTACTCCCTAA
- the LOC121771999 gene encoding probable UDP-arabinopyranose mutase 1 → MATAAPPLKDELDIVIPTIRNLDFLEMWRPFLQPYHLIIVQDGDPSKTIRVPDGFDYELYNRNDINRILGPRASCISFKDSACRCFGYMVSKKKYIFTIDDDCFVASDPSGKPINALDQHIKNLLCPSTPLFFNTLYDPYREGADFVRGYPFSLREGVPTAVSHGLWLNIPDYDAPTQLVKPRERNTRYVDAVMTIPKGTLFPMCGMNLGFDRDLIGPAMYFGLMGDGQPIGRYDDMWAGWCIKVICDHLGLGVKTGLPYIWHSKASNPFVNLRKEYNGIFWQEEIIPFFQSAILSKDSTTVQKCYIELAKQVKDKLGKIDPYFVKLSAAMETWIQAWDDLNPPAKLVPTAKLTK, encoded by the exons ATGGCCACTGCCGCGCCGCCGCTTAAAGACGAGCTCGACATCGTGATACCGACGATCCGAAACCTCGACTTCCTGGAGATGTGGAGGCCTTTCCTCCAACCTTACCACCTCATCATAGTCCAAGACGGCGACCCTTCCAAGACCATCAGAGTCCCCGACGGCTTCGACTACGAGCTCTACAACCGCAACGACATCAACCGCATCCTTGGCCCCCGCGCCTCCTGCATCTCCTTTAAGGACTCCGCCTGCCGCTGCTTCGGCTACATGGTCTCCAAGAAGAAGTACATCTTCACCATCGACGACGATTGCTTC GTTGCAAGCGACCCTTCTGGTAAGCCGATCAACGCCCTAGACCAACACATCAAGAATCTGTTGTGCCCATCAACCCCGCTCTTCTTCAACACGTTGTACGACCCGTACAGAGAGGGAGCTGACTTTGTCCGGGGCTACCCCTTCAGCCTCAGAGAGGGCGTCCCCACCGCCGTCTCCCACGGCCTCTGGCTCAACATCCCCGACTACGACGCCCCCACGCAGCTCGTCAAGCCACGAGAGCGAAACACCAG GTATGTAGATGCAGTGATGACGATACCAAAGGGCACCCTCTTCCCAATGTGCGGGATGAACCTGGGGTTTGACCGAGACCTCATCGGCCCAGCCATGTACTTTGGCCTCATGGGAGATGGCCAGCCCATCGGGCGCTACGACGACATGTGGGCCGGCTGGTGCATCAAGGTCATCTGCGATCATTTGGGGTTGGGAGTGAAGACGGGGCTGCCCTACATTTGGCACAGCAAAGCAAGCAACCCCTTTGTGAACCTGAGAAAAGAGTACAATGGGATATTCTGGCAAGAAGAGATCATCCCCTTCTTCCAATCAGCCATACTTTCAAAGGATTCCACAACTGTGCAGAAGTGCTACATTGAGCTTGCCAAACAGGTCAAGGACAAGCTTGGCAAAATTGACCCCTATTTCGTCAAGCTGTCCGCCGCAATGGAGACGTGGATTCAGGCCTGGGATGACCTCAACCCCCCTGCCAAGCTGGTTCCAACCGCTAAGCTTACTAAGTGA